The nucleotide window CAGCCATTTCTACAGCATCACGCGCTGCCGCCGTGAAAAGCGCCGTTCCGGCACTGGAGGGGCTGCTTGTTGAAGCAACGGACAATACCATCAAGATCTCCGGTTATGACTTAAAAACTGGGATATCAACGACTGTCCAGGCCGACGTCTTACAAGAGGGTAATATGGTTTTAAACGCGCGGCTGTTTGGAGAGATTATTCGAAAGCTCCCCGATAATATCGTCACAGTTTCAGCCGACGACAATTACATGACAAAAATATCCTGTGGCATGAGTGATTTTCAGGTCCTCGGCACCCCGGCAAATGATTACCCCGATTTACCTGCCGTCGATTATCAAAATTCTCTTAAAATAACGGAGAAGAATCTGAAAAATATGATCGCGCAGACGAATTTCGCTGTCAGTGACAATGAGTCACGCCCTATTCACACAGGCGCACTGTTTGAAGCGGAGAACGGTGTATTGACGGTTGTTGCCGTTGACGGTTACAGGCTGGCGCTGCGGCGTGAAATGCTCAGTGTGCCGGCTGAGGCAAGTATGAATTTTGTTGTACCAGGAACGGCACTTAATGAAGTTGAAAAAATTCTCACTGATTCGGAGGAGGATGTCTCCATTTTACTGGGGACAAAGCACATCATTTTTGTGATTGGCGGGACAGTTCTGATTTCAAGACGTCTTGAAGGTGAATTCTTAAATTATAAAAATTCGATACCACATACAGAAAAATATAGCATTGATGCTGATCGGCGCGCCTTAGTGGACGCTGTTGAACGTGTTTCGCTAATTATCAGCGACAAGCTTAAAAGCCCAGTTCGCTGCATCTTTTCAGACGGCGTAATTCGATTTATGTCAAATACGGCGCTTGGCCGCGCCAGTGATGAATGCCCGGTTAAGGGTGACGGCGAGAATATGGAAATCGGCTTTAACAACCGATATCTGCTGGACGCTCTGAAAGCCGCACCATCTGAACAAGTTCGCATTAATATTACCTCCGGCATTACGCCG belongs to Oscillospiraceae bacterium CM and includes:
- the dnaN gene encoding DNA polymerase III subunit beta is translated as MKFTVEKNLIQTAISTASRAAAVKSAVPALEGLLVEATDNTIKISGYDLKTGISTTVQADVLQEGNMVLNARLFGEIIRKLPDNIVTVSADDNYMTKISCGMSDFQVLGTPANDYPDLPAVDYQNSLKITEKNLKNMIAQTNFAVSDNESRPIHTGALFEAENGVLTVVAVDGYRLALRREMLSVPAEASMNFVVPGTALNEVEKILTDSEEDVSILLGTKHIIFVIGGTVLISRRLEGEFLNYKNSIPHTEKYSIDADRRALVDAVERVSLIISDKLKSPVRCIFSDGVIRFMSNTALGRASDECPVKGDGENMEIGFNNRYLLDALKAAPSEQVRINITSGITPCIIIPADGSNNFLYMILPVRLKANES